The Coffea arabica cultivar ET-39 chromosome 1e, Coffea Arabica ET-39 HiFi, whole genome shotgun sequence genome has a window encoding:
- the LOC113696529 gene encoding uncharacterized protein — MVLSEISSSDEDFQNFYDNETGEIVPDSESEQEIDPLKEVLRNKMWTYNPREDIEFKKGQLFTNVDAFRAALKDYVIQKEFPIKRLKNEKIRCTAICDVAGCTWRIHASPIADSVIFMIKTYTPEHTCVMDNKNRETTSDWMAKKLLAVMRTHPHLSKKDIEVEMLKYGVHPSIQQVYRAKQKAREEIESTHSESYSKLPKYDVLLRQHNPGSICKIHYDRSNLLVEPRFLRLFISFKGQKDGFLVGCRSFVRFDGCHLKGSFGGVLLTAVTLDANNSIFSIAFAIVNGLKFAYEQLLSFAIGRYCCRHIYSNFRSQFPGMLLTSFFWQAAKSYDAIGFNETMQRIKDMNIEAWRYLSKIPVSAWARHAFSIEMKCDHVTNNFTESFNAWIGDLRGQPILTLVEGLRKKFMKKLHKR, encoded by the exons ATGGTTCTGTCTGAGATTTCTAGCAGTGATGAAGattttcaaaacttttatgataatgAAACTGGTGAAATTGTACCAGATTCTGAATCTGAGCAAGAAATTGACCCTTTAAAAGAAGTGCTAAGAAACAAGATGTGGACTTACAATCCAAGGGAGGACATAGAATTCAAGAAGGGACAACTATTCACTAATGTTGATGCCTTTAGAGCAGCACTAAAGGATTATGTGATCCAAAAAGAATTTCCCATCAAAAGGCTGAAGAATGAGAAAATCAGGTGTACTGCAATCTGTGATGTTGCTGGATGTACATGGAGGATTCATGCGTCCCCTATAGCTGATTCAGTAATATTTATGATTAAGACATACACACCTGAACACACATGTGTGATGGATAACAAAAATCGTGAGACCACCTCTGACTGGATGGCCAAGAAACTGCTAGCTGTGATGAGAACCCATCCGCACTTGTCAAAAAAGGACattgaagttgaaatgctaaaATATGGTGTGCATCCTAGCATACAGCAAGTGTATAGAGCCAAACAAAAGGCAAGAGAAGAGATTGAAAGCACACATTCAGAATCATATAGTAAACTGCCAAAATATGATGTGCTTCTAAGGCAACATAATCCTGGTAGTATTTGTAAGATTCATTATGACAGATCAAATCTACTAGTTGAACCAAGGTTCCTGAGACTTTTTATTAGCTTTAAAGGACAGAAAGATGGATTTTTAGTTGGTTGTAGATCATTTgttagatttgatggatgtcATTTGAAAGGTAGTTTTGGTGGAGTATTGCTGACTGCTGTTACATTGGATGCTAATAACAGCATATTTTCCATTGCATTTGCTATTGTTAAT GGGCTGAAGTTTGCATATGAACAGCTGCTGTCATTTGCAATTGGAAGATACTGTTGCAGACATATTTACAGTAACTTCAGGTCTCAGTTTCCTGGAATGTTGCTGACTAGCTTCTTTTGGCAAGCTGCTAAAAGTTATGATGCAATTGGATTTAATGAAACAATGCAGAGAATCAAGGACATGAATATAGAAGCATGGAGGTACTTATCCAAGATTCCAGTTTCTGCTTGGGCTAGACATGCATTCTCAATAGAAATGAAATGTGACCATGTCACAAACAACTTCACGGAATCCTTCAATGCTTGGATTGGAGATTTAAGGGGTCAACCAATACTGACACTTGTTGAAGGTCTAAGGAAAAAATTTATGAAGAAATTACACAAAAGATAG
- the LOC113719211 gene encoding shaggy-related protein kinase alpha isoform X1, whose amino-acid sequence MTAITAGSAIRDTTALIRLPQEMNDLRISDDKEMEATVINGNGTEAGHIIVTTVGGKNGQAKQTINYMAERAVGQGSFGVVFQAKCLETGETVAIKKVLQDKRYKNRELQTMRLLDHPNVVSLKHCFFSTTEKKELFLNLVVEYVPETVHRVIKHYSKMSQRMPTIYVKLYTYQIFRALAYIHGVIGVCHRDIKPQNLLVNPHTHQVKLCDFGSAKVLVKGEPNISYICSRFYRAPELIFGATEYTTAIDIWSTGCVLAELLLGQPLFPGESGVDQLVEIIKVLGTPTREEIKCMNPNYTEFKFPQIKAHPWHKIFHKRMPPEAVDLVSRLLQYSPSLRSTALEALIHPFFDELRDPNTHLPNGRFLPPLFNFRPHVALLIKPLKRFSERCLERGKDGLVWPVSIV is encoded by the exons ATGACTGCCATAACTGCTGGTTCTGCCATTAGAGATACCACTGCTCTTATTAGATTACCTCAAGAGATGAATGACCTCAGAATCAGCGACGATAAG GAAATGGAAGCAACTGTCATTAATGGTAATGGAACAGAGGCTGGACATATAATTGTGACCACTGTTGGCGGTAAGAATGGCCAGGCAAAGCAG ACAATCAACTATATGGCTGAGCGTGCTGTTGGCCAAGGATCCTTCGGAGTAGTTTTCCAG GCAAAATGCTTAGAGACTGGTGAAACTGTTGCAATAAAGAAGGTTCTTCAAGATAAGAGATACAAGAACCGGGAGTTACAAACTATGCGTTTACTGGACCACCCTAATGTCGTTTCCTTGAAGCACTGCTTCTTTTCAACCACCGAAAAGAAAGAGCTTTTCCTCAACTTAGTGGTGGAGTATGTCCCTGAGACTGTTCATCGCGTTATAAAACATTATAGCAAGATGAGCCAGAGGATGCCGACAATTTATGTCAAGTTGTACACTTATCAG ATTTTCAGAGCACTGGCCTACATCCATGGGGTTATTGGAGTATGCCATAGGGATATTAAACCTCAAAATCTTTTG GTTAATCCACATACTCACCAAGTCAAATTATGCGATTTTGGAAGTGCAAAAGTGCTG GTAAAAGGTGAGCCCAATATTTCCTACATTTGCTCTAGGTTCTATCGGGCACCTGAACTAATATTTGGTGCGACTGAGTACACTACTGCAATCGACATTTGGTCCACTGGATGTGTTTTGGCTGAATTATTGCTTGGACAG CCTCTCTTTCCTGGTGAAAGTGGAGTTGATCAGCTTGTGGAAATCATAAAG GTTTTGGGAACCCCAACTAGGGAGGAAATCAAATGTATGAATCCCAACTACACAGAGTTTAAATTTCCTCAAATCAAGGCACACCCATGGCACAAG ATATTCCACAAGCGCATGCCTCCTGAAGCTGTGGACCTTGTTTCAAGGCTATTGCAGTATTCTCCAAGTCTACGGAGCACAGCT TTGGAGGCATTGATCCATCCCTTCTTTGACGAATTACGGGATCCCAATACCCACCTACCAAATGGGCGTTTTCTGCCTCCACTGTTCAACTTTAGACCTCATG TCGCCCTGTTGATTAAACCACTAAAACGATTCAGTGAGCGTTGTTTGGAAAGAGGGAAGGATGGCCTGGTCTGGCCTGTCAGCATTGTCTAA
- the LOC113719211 gene encoding shaggy-related protein kinase alpha isoform X2 — MTAITAGSAIRDTTALIRLPQEMNDLRISDDKEMEATVINGNGTEAGHIIVTTVGGKNGQAKQTINYMAERAVGQGSFGVVFQAKCLETGETVAIKKVLQDKRYKNRELQTMRLLDHPNVVSLKHCFFSTTEKKELFLNLVVEYVPETVHRVIKHYSKMSQRMPTIYVKLYTYQIFRALAYIHGVIGVCHRDIKPQNLLVNPHTHQVKLCDFGSAKVLVKGEPNISYICSRFYRAPELIFGATEYTTAIDIWSTGCVLAELLLGQPLFPGESGVDQLVEIIKVLGTPTREEIKCMNPNYTEFKFPQIKAHPWHKIFHKRMPPEAVDLVSRLLQYSPSLRSTALEALIHPFFDELRDPNTHLPNGRFLPPLFNFRPHELNGVPMEIMVKLIPEHARKQCSFLNF, encoded by the exons ATGACTGCCATAACTGCTGGTTCTGCCATTAGAGATACCACTGCTCTTATTAGATTACCTCAAGAGATGAATGACCTCAGAATCAGCGACGATAAG GAAATGGAAGCAACTGTCATTAATGGTAATGGAACAGAGGCTGGACATATAATTGTGACCACTGTTGGCGGTAAGAATGGCCAGGCAAAGCAG ACAATCAACTATATGGCTGAGCGTGCTGTTGGCCAAGGATCCTTCGGAGTAGTTTTCCAG GCAAAATGCTTAGAGACTGGTGAAACTGTTGCAATAAAGAAGGTTCTTCAAGATAAGAGATACAAGAACCGGGAGTTACAAACTATGCGTTTACTGGACCACCCTAATGTCGTTTCCTTGAAGCACTGCTTCTTTTCAACCACCGAAAAGAAAGAGCTTTTCCTCAACTTAGTGGTGGAGTATGTCCCTGAGACTGTTCATCGCGTTATAAAACATTATAGCAAGATGAGCCAGAGGATGCCGACAATTTATGTCAAGTTGTACACTTATCAG ATTTTCAGAGCACTGGCCTACATCCATGGGGTTATTGGAGTATGCCATAGGGATATTAAACCTCAAAATCTTTTG GTTAATCCACATACTCACCAAGTCAAATTATGCGATTTTGGAAGTGCAAAAGTGCTG GTAAAAGGTGAGCCCAATATTTCCTACATTTGCTCTAGGTTCTATCGGGCACCTGAACTAATATTTGGTGCGACTGAGTACACTACTGCAATCGACATTTGGTCCACTGGATGTGTTTTGGCTGAATTATTGCTTGGACAG CCTCTCTTTCCTGGTGAAAGTGGAGTTGATCAGCTTGTGGAAATCATAAAG GTTTTGGGAACCCCAACTAGGGAGGAAATCAAATGTATGAATCCCAACTACACAGAGTTTAAATTTCCTCAAATCAAGGCACACCCATGGCACAAG ATATTCCACAAGCGCATGCCTCCTGAAGCTGTGGACCTTGTTTCAAGGCTATTGCAGTATTCTCCAAGTCTACGGAGCACAGCT TTGGAGGCATTGATCCATCCCTTCTTTGACGAATTACGGGATCCCAATACCCACCTACCAAATGGGCGTTTTCTGCCTCCACTGTTCAACTTTAGACCTCATG AGCTCAATGGGGTGCCAATGGAGATTATGGTGAAGTTGATCCCAGAGCATGCTAGAAAGCAATGCTCATTCCTTAATTTCTGA
- the LOC113696536 gene encoding tropinone reductase 2, translating to MASEQLSGRWSLNGMTALVTGGTRGIGHSIVEELAGFGATVYTCSRNQKELNERLQEWGAQGFKVYGSTCDKASRTEREELIKNVSSTFDGKLNLLIFCRMCRLKVNGMLKKE from the exons ATGGCAAGTGAACAATTGAGTGGTAGGTGGTCTCTTAATGGAATGACTGCCCTTGTTACTGGTGGCACCAGAGGCATTGG GCATTCCATAGTGGAAGAGTTAGCAGGATTTGGAGCCACAGTATACACATGTTCAAGAAACCAAAAGGAACTTAATGAAAGGCTGCAAGAATGGGGAGCACAGGGTTTCAAAGTCTATGGTTCAACTTGCGATAAGGCTTCAAGAACAGAAAGAGAGGAACTAATAAAGAATGTCTCTTCCACCTTCGACGGCAAGTTGAACTTACTG ATATTTTGTAGGATGTGCCGGCTGAAAGTGAATGGTATGCTTAAAAAGGAGTAA
- the LOC113719233 gene encoding uncharacterized protein, with product MAEIEKEKGWNSCKNTKKGGGGGGGGEQGFCNDYVYRISTAEEWAELQTSGSTLGRQIDKSTGCIHLSNLHQVQWVLHNFFLNSKGQDLYLLQIDAKKLGDGLVYEAAADDSSKVFPHFYGPSRSFGPLPLDVVTKAEKIILSGTMLQYL from the exons ATGGCTGAGATAGAGAAGGAGAAGGGCTGGAATAGTTGTAAGAATACTaagaaaggaggaggaggaggaggaggaggagagcaAGGGTTTTGCAATGACTACGTGTACAGGATCAGTACCGCGGAGGAGTGGGCGGAACTGCAGACAAGTGGTTCTACTTTGGGCCGACAAATTGATAAATCAACCGGCTGTATTCATCTCAGCAACCTCCACCAG GTTCAGTGGGTTTTACACAACTTTTTCCTGAACTCTAAGGGACAAGACTTGTACCTGCTCCAAATCGATGCTAAAAAG CTTGGTGATGGTTTGGTTTATGAAGCCGCTGCGGACGACTCCTCCAAGGTCTTCCCTCATTTCTACGGTCCATCTCGAAGTTTTGGTCCTCTTCCTCTGGATGTTGTTACTAAAGCGGAGAAGATAATTCTATCAGGGACAATGCTACAGTACCTATAG
- the LOC113719227 gene encoding nitrogen regulatory protein P-II homolog isoform X2 produces MPTMALSSASAAAAKAANIMLPNSSPYSITCGFKQSQNRSSTAPPPFPIGRPLRFGDFISDSQISLVHKCTTTTAAPTTNYSHLSTITAQVSVDYIPEASYYKVEAVLRPWRVPQVSSAMLKMGIRGVTVSDVRGFGVQGGLTERQAGSEFSEDKFVAKVKMEIVVSKNQVEAVIEKIIEEARTGEIGDGKIFVVPVADVIRVRTGERGEKAERMMGGRTDMFSAAESPAA; encoded by the exons ATGCCAACGATGGCCTTATCATCAGCATCAGCGGCGGCGGCGAAAGCAGCAAACATAATGCTCCCAAACTCCTCCCCTTATAGTATTACTTGCGGTTTTAAACAATCCCAAAATCGCAGTAGCACTGCTCCTCCTCCTTTTCCGATTGGCCGCCCCCTGCGGTTCGGTGACTTCATCTCTGATTCTCAAATTAGTCTGGTCCACAAATGCACAACAACAACTGCAGCACCAACAACAAATTATTCTCATCTTTCAACAATTACAGCTCAGGTTTCCGTAG ATTATATTCCAGAGGCGAGTTATTacaaagttgaagctgttttgAG ACCCTGGAGGGTTCCTCAAGTCTCTTCG GCAATGTTGAAGATGGGCATTCGTGGTGTTACGGTTTCTGATGTTCGAGGCTTTGGTGTTCAGGGTGGCTTGACAGAAAGGCAAGCTG GCTCTGAGTTTTCTGAAGATAAATTTGTAGCAAAAGTTAAGATGGAGATTGTTGTTAGCAAGAACCAG GTTGAAGCAGTCATAGAAAAGATAATTGAAGAGGCAAGAACTGGAGAAATTGGTGATGGCAAGATTTTTG TGGTTCCTGTTGCAGATGTAATAAGAGTTCGCACAG GTGAGCGGGGAGAAAAGGCTGAGAGGATGATGGGAGGCCGGACTGACATGTTCTCCGCTGCTGAATCACCAGCTGCTTAA
- the LOC113719227 gene encoding nitrogen regulatory protein P-II homolog isoform X1 encodes MPTMALSSASAAAAKAANIMLPNSSPYSITCGFKQSQNRSSTAPPPFPIGRPLRFGDFISDSQISLVHKCTTTTAAPTTNYSHLSTITAQVSVGTKTKSYRRRSPLLPQNLLPTALKNKKGQAMLKMGIRGVTVSDVRGFGVQGGLTERQAGSEFSEDKFVAKVKMEIVVSKNQVEAVIEKIIEEARTGEIGDGKIFVVPVADVIRVRTGERGEKAERMMGGRTDMFSAAESPAA; translated from the exons ATGCCAACGATGGCCTTATCATCAGCATCAGCGGCGGCGGCGAAAGCAGCAAACATAATGCTCCCAAACTCCTCCCCTTATAGTATTACTTGCGGTTTTAAACAATCCCAAAATCGCAGTAGCACTGCTCCTCCTCCTTTTCCGATTGGCCGCCCCCTGCGGTTCGGTGACTTCATCTCTGATTCTCAAATTAGTCTGGTCCACAAATGCACAACAACAACTGCAGCACCAACAACAAATTATTCTCATCTTTCAACAATTACAGCTCAGGTTTCCGTAGGTACAAAAACTAAAAGTTATAGGAGGAGGTCTCCCCTCCTTCCGCAAAATCTCCTCCCCACTgccctaaaaaataaaaaaggacag GCAATGTTGAAGATGGGCATTCGTGGTGTTACGGTTTCTGATGTTCGAGGCTTTGGTGTTCAGGGTGGCTTGACAGAAAGGCAAGCTG GCTCTGAGTTTTCTGAAGATAAATTTGTAGCAAAAGTTAAGATGGAGATTGTTGTTAGCAAGAACCAG GTTGAAGCAGTCATAGAAAAGATAATTGAAGAGGCAAGAACTGGAGAAATTGGTGATGGCAAGATTTTTG TGGTTCCTGTTGCAGATGTAATAAGAGTTCGCACAG GTGAGCGGGGAGAAAAGGCTGAGAGGATGATGGGAGGCCGGACTGACATGTTCTCCGCTGCTGAATCACCAGCTGCTTAA
- the LOC140014800 gene encoding gibberellin 2-beta-dioxygenase 2-like produces MTVASQYSCRVMRRKKTRALGIPRIDLSLLPLDRSKLSKLIVEACEEFGFFTVANHGIPNHIIARMEREGVEFFAKPASEKQRAGPPTPFGYGCKNIGFNGDKGELEYILMEANPASVRQRSNTIADHPKHFSCSVNEYIGAVRKLACEILELAAEGLWVPDKSVFSKLIQDVNSDSCFRINHYPPSTTTTTTTTSTSPFSNPKSPNSPPPRVGFGEHSDPQILTILRSNDVPGLQICCTPANDDDDDDDDEDEGLWISVPPDPSQFCVFVGDAFQALTNGRFRSVRHRVLANSAKPRMSTIFFGAPPLNACISPLPHLVSHHSPNLYRPFTWGEFKKAVYSTRLADHRLDLFKCP; encoded by the exons ATGACTGTTGCTTCTCAATATTCTTGCAGGGTGATGAGGAGGAAAAAGACTCGAGCACTCGGAATTCCCAGGATTGATCTGTCGCTGCTTCCTCTGGACAGGTCTAAGCTGTCCAAATTAATAGTCGAGGCTTGTGAAGAGTTTGGCTTCTTCACCGTCGCCAACCACGGGATTCCCAATCATATAATCGCAAGGATGGAAAGGGAAGGCGTCGAGTTTTTTGCTAAGCCCGCGTCGGAGAAGCAGAGAGCCGGACCTCCTACCCCGTTCGGTTACGGTTGCAAGAATATTGGATTCAACGGGGACAAGGGTGAACTCGAGTATATTCTCATGGAGGCCAATCCTGCTTCCGTCCGCCAAAGATCCAACACCATTGCCGATCACCCTAAACACTTCAG CTGTTCAGTGAATGAATACATAGGAGCAGTGAGGAAGCTGGCATGTGAGATCCTGGAATTAGCGGCGGAAGGCCTGTGGGTCCCCGACAAGTCCGTATTCAGTAAACTCATCCAAGATGTCAACAGCGACTCCTGCTTCCGGATCAATCACTATCCTCCAAGTacaaccaccaccaccaccaccaccagtaCTAGTCCCTTCTCAAACCCAAAGTCTCCCAATTCTCCTCCTCCTCGCGTTGGATTCGGAGAGCACTCTGACCCCCAGATTTTGACCATCTTGAGATCTAACGACGTTCCAGGCCTCCAGATTTGCTGCACCCCTGCTAATGATGACGATGATGAcgatgatgatgaggatgaaGGCCTCTGGATTTCGGTTCCCCCTGACCCCTCCCAGTTCTGCGTTTTCGTAGGCGATGCTTTCCAG GCCCTGACCAATGGAAGGTTTAGGAGCGTCAGGCATCGGGTTCTGGCAAACTCGGCTAAACCCAGAATGTCCACCATCTTTTTCGGTGCCCCGCCCCTGAATGCCTGCATTTCTCCTCTTCCCCACCTCGTTTCCCACCATAGCCCCAACCTGTATAGGCCTTTCACGTGGGGAGAATTCAAGAAAGCTGTGTATTCCACCCGTTTGGCGGATCACCGGCTTGATCTATTCAAGTGCCCTTAA